In one window of Lolium rigidum isolate FL_2022 unplaced genomic scaffold, APGP_CSIRO_Lrig_0.1 contig_1381_1, whole genome shotgun sequence DNA:
- the LOC124680369 gene encoding non-specific lipid transfer protein GPI-anchored 2-like, with product MMFTTSLKFAYGIKANIVDKVVAGVAFHSQVSSCQSCCETRPNKPTLSTRTRFTLHIPRHSTHPTHTNTKQPRRHTLRSPSPHVKQRTADSAPQRPGSHALAVVAMTPPAFLALALLAFWTPQLSAQPAAPQPAAAPAPSWGELDCRGAMLNLSSCLTYVEAGSALTRPDKGCCGALSGVVDGEAACLCGLVGGYGSFGVRVDAVRALALPTACRVDAPPPSLCAALGMPVAEAPGGGPVPAESGYGTPATTPATSGADGGPAAAARRGNRRRHLRLVLLPYCAALLTLLP from the exons ATGATGTTCACCACTTCTCTGAAGTTTGCCTACGGA ATAAAGGCAAACATCGTTGACAAAGTAGTAGCAGGAGTCGCTTTTCACTCCCAAGTTTCCAGTTGCCAAAGTTGCTGTGAGACGAGACCAAACAAGCCAACTCTTTCTACTCGTACACGCTTTACTCTACACATCCCACGCCACTCCACTCACCCAACGCACACGAACACAAAACAACCAAGGAGACACACACTGCGCTCCCCATCTCCACATGTCAAGCAGCGCACGGCCGACTCAGCCCCCCAGAGGCCAGGAAGCCACGCCCTCGCCGTCGTGGCTATGACGCCACCGGCCTTCCTCGCCCTCGCGCTCCTCGCCTTCTGGACGCCGCAGCTGTCGGCGCAGCCGGCGGCGCCGCAGCCGGCTGCGGCTCCGGCTCCCAGCTGGGGGGAGCTGGACTGCAGGGGCGCGATGCTGAACCTGTCGTCGTGCCTGACGTACGTGGAGGCCGGGAGCGCGCTGACGCGGCCGGACAAGGGCTGCTGCGGGGCGCTGTCCGGCGTGGTGGACGGCGAGGCCGCCTGCCTGTGCGGGCTCGTCGGCGGGTACGGCTCCTTCGGGGTCCGCGTGGACGCCGTGCGCGCGCTCGCGCTGCCCACCGCCTGCCGCGTCGACGCGCCGCCGCCCAGCCTCTGCGCCGCGCTCGGCATGCCCGTCGCGGAGGCGCCCGGCGGCGGCCCCGTGCCCGCGGAGTCAG GATACGGCACGCCGGCGACCACGCCGGCAACGTCAGGCGCCGACGgcggcccggcggcggcggcgaggcgcgggAACCGAAGGCGTCACCTGCGCCTCGTGCTCCTCCCGTACTGCGCCGCGCTCCTCACGCTGCTGCCGTGA
- the LOC124680367 gene encoding mitochondrial import receptor subunit TOM40-1-like yields MGSAASAAAPPPPPPAQPHGAAPPYGAGLAGILPPKPDGDEKEEKVDYLNLPCPVAYEEIQREALMSLKPELFEGLRFDFTKMLSQKFALSHSVLMGSLEVPSQSADVIKVPTAQYEFGANFIDLPKLMLIGRLMTDGRLNARVKCDLTENLALKVNAQLTSEPHYSQGMFNFDYKGTDYRAQFQIGNNAFYGANYIQSVTPNLSMGTEIFWLGQQRKSGIGFNSRYNTDKMVGTLQVASTGIVALSYVQKVSEKVSLATDFMYNHMSRDVTSSVGYDYILRQCRLRGKIDSNGVVAAYLEERLNMGVNFLLSAEIDHAKKNYKFGFGMTVGE; encoded by the exons ATGggatccgccgcctccgccgcagcgccgccgccgcctcctccagcgcagccccatggggccgcgccgccgtatGGCGCCGGGCTTGCCGGCATCCTCCCGCCGAAGCCAGACGGCgacgagaaggaggagaaggtggacTACCTCAACCTCCCCTGCCCTGTCGCCTACGAGGAGATCCAGCGGGAGGCCCTCA TGTCTTTGAAGCCTGAACTTTTCGAAGGTTTGAGGTTCGATTTTACAAAAATGTTGAGCCAGAAGTTCGCGCTTAGCCACAG TGTTCTTATGGGTTCTTTGGAAGTTCCGTCTCAGTCAGCTGATGTTATAAAAGTCCCGACAGCACAATATGAATTTGGGGCCAATTTTATTGACCTTCCAAAG TTAATGCTTATTGGAAGGTTGATGACTGATGGAAGGTTGAATGCTCGTGTGAAATGTGATCTGACTGAAAATCTGGCGCTGAAAGTCAATGCACAG CTTACCAGTGAGCCTCATTACTCCCAAGGGATGTTCAACTTTGACTACAAG GGCACAGACTACCGAGCACAGTTTCAAATTGGAAACAATGCATTCTATGGGGCAAATTATATTCAG AGTGTTACTCCGAATTTGTCTATGGGAACAGAGATATTCTGGCTTGGTCAGCAAAGGAAGTCAGGGATTGGTTTTAATTCCCGCTATAATACTGATAAGATG GTGGGTACTCTACAGGTCGCTAGCACTGGTATAGTTGCATTAAGTTATGTCCAGAAAGTTTCTGAAAAG GTGTCCCTTGCTACTGACTTTATGTATAACCACATGTCCAGAGATGTGACTTCTAGCGTTGGTTACGACTATATCCTTAGGCAG TGCCGTCTAAGGGGCAAAATTGACTCAAATGGTGTCGTTGCTGCGTACTTGGAGGAGAGACTGAACATGGGTGTCAACTTTCTTCTGTCTGCAGAG ATTGACCATGCAAAGAAGAACTACAAGTTTGGTTTTGGAATGACCGTAGGAGAGTAG